In Arcobacter ellisii, a genomic segment contains:
- a CDS encoding endonuclease MutS2 produces MQNILKKLDLMDYIESFSKLMAREKSIILEGDINLHFKLINELSKFDFKAPSQVENLDSALMHIQKQGILKIYEIFEFIKIINYFRYLKRFNFDGKMLEWLDKIVIPNEIIKISDYFDDKSNLKDGVDEDFDNIKYAISKNKEMIKQSLYKIINSSKIRTYLVDSQVHYINGEEALLVRGGFNHVLSGSVIDRSNSGFFYVVPHSISELKQKQSDLKNKQEEILYKICKEISSLFEKNLLFLKFLNKEFDRFDHYQARLFFAKAGDKNFILPSKSGVNKLVDFCHPALHNPKSISIDFTKSVVMITGVNAGGKTMMLKSILSAVFLSKYLLPYKAHHDTVVSNFKSINAVLDDPQSVKNDISTFAGRMVEFSKLFASKNAIVGVDEIELGTDSDEAASLFKVIIEDLIQRDIKVIITTHHKRLAALMASNENVELIAALYDEENQKPTYEFLQGTIGRSYAFETASRYGIPLSVVNRAKEVYGDDKDKLNELIERSSSLEREYKQKIAKLDEEIANMQRITNNLKEQKEKLDEHIYSEKSKLHKEYNQARDEAKKAIKAKLVQESHQHLNIAHKMAKEIKVEKVQEVVELAVGDRVKYRNTKGTIVSIKGSKAFIENDIGMKVQVNLSDLSRSGNPPPKIPTKKATVTIQKPETGSIKLDLHGQRADEAIENLDKFLSDALLAGFEEVLVYHGIGTGKLAFAVKEYLKKHPKVRGFEDAHPSSGGFGAKVIKL; encoded by the coding sequence ATGCAAAATATACTTAAAAAATTAGACTTAATGGACTATATAGAGAGTTTCTCAAAGCTTATGGCAAGGGAAAAATCTATTATTTTAGAAGGTGATATAAACCTTCATTTTAAACTTATAAATGAGTTATCAAAATTTGATTTTAAAGCTCCTTCACAAGTGGAAAATCTTGATTCTGCTTTGATGCATATACAAAAACAAGGGATTTTAAAAATCTATGAAATTTTTGAATTTATAAAAATAATTAACTATTTTAGATATTTAAAAAGATTTAATTTTGATGGGAAAATGCTTGAATGGCTAGATAAAATTGTAATTCCAAATGAAATAATAAAAATTTCTGATTATTTTGATGATAAATCAAATCTAAAAGATGGAGTTGATGAAGATTTTGACAATATCAAATATGCCATTTCAAAAAATAAAGAGATGATAAAACAAAGTCTTTATAAAATCATAAACTCTTCTAAAATTAGAACTTATTTGGTTGATTCTCAAGTTCATTATATAAATGGTGAAGAGGCTTTACTGGTTCGAGGTGGATTTAATCATGTTCTTAGTGGTTCAGTAATTGACCGTTCTAACTCTGGATTTTTTTATGTTGTTCCTCATAGTATTTCAGAATTAAAACAAAAACAGAGTGATTTAAAAAATAAACAAGAAGAGATTTTATATAAAATTTGTAAAGAAATTTCCTCTTTATTTGAAAAAAATCTTCTATTTTTAAAGTTTTTAAACAAAGAGTTTGACAGATTTGACCACTACCAAGCAAGACTGTTTTTTGCAAAAGCAGGGGACAAAAATTTTATTCTTCCTTCAAAAAGTGGAGTAAACAAACTTGTAGATTTTTGCCATCCAGCCTTACATAATCCAAAATCAATAAGCATTGATTTTACAAAATCAGTTGTAATGATAACAGGGGTAAATGCTGGGGGAAAAACGATGATGTTAAAATCTATTTTATCAGCTGTTTTTCTTTCAAAATATCTACTTCCATATAAAGCTCATCACGATACAGTTGTGAGTAATTTTAAATCAATAAATGCAGTTTTAGATGACCCACAAAGTGTAAAAAATGATATTTCTACATTTGCTGGTCGTATGGTAGAGTTTTCAAAACTTTTTGCTTCAAAAAATGCAATTGTTGGAGTTGATGAAATAGAACTTGGAACGGATTCAGATGAAGCAGCGAGTCTGTTTAAAGTAATAATTGAAGATTTAATCCAAAGGGATATAAAAGTAATTATTACAACTCACCACAAAAGACTTGCAGCTCTTATGGCTTCAAATGAGAATGTTGAATTAATTGCTGCACTTTATGATGAAGAGAATCAAAAACCAACTTATGAGTTTTTACAAGGAACAATTGGAAGGTCTTATGCTTTTGAAACAGCTTCAAGATATGGGATTCCATTAAGTGTTGTAAATAGAGCAAAAGAGGTTTATGGAGATGATAAAGATAAATTAAATGAGTTGATTGAAAGAAGTAGTTCTTTAGAGAGAGAATATAAACAAAAAATTGCAAAACTAGATGAAGAAATTGCAAATATGCAAAGAATTACAAATAATCTAAAAGAGCAAAAAGAGAAACTTGATGAGCATATCTACTCTGAAAAATCAAAACTTCACAAAGAGTATAACCAAGCTAGAGATGAAGCAAAAAAAGCTATAAAAGCAAAACTTGTTCAAGAATCACATCAACATCTAAATATCGCCCATAAAATGGCAAAAGAGATAAAAGTGGAAAAGGTTCAAGAAGTCGTAGAACTAGCTGTTGGAGATAGAGTTAAATATAGAAATACAAAAGGAACTATTGTTTCAATCAAAGGTTCAAAAGCATTTATTGAAAATGATATTGGAATGAAAGTTCAAGTAAATTTAAGTGATTTAAGTAGAAGTGGAAATCCTCCTCCAAAAATTCCAACAAAAAAAGCAACTGTAACTATTCAAAAACCAGAAACTGGAAGTATAAAACTTGATTTACATGGTCAGCGAGCTGATGAAGCTATTGAAAATCTTGATAAGTTTTTAAGTGATGCACTACTTGCAGGTTTTGAAGAGGTTTTAGTTTATCATGGAATTGGAACTGGAAAATTAGCATTTGCAGTTAAAGAGTATTTGAAAAAACATCCAAAAGTTAGAGGTTTTGAAGATGCCCATCCAAGTAGTGGTGGATTTGGAGCTAAAGTTATAAAACTTTAG
- a CDS encoding SLC13 family permease, with amino-acid sequence MKNIFISILVSLGFFFIASFFFVTQHAILIALIALLVILWTNEALPIGVVSLLPIILFPAFELIDVKTATANYSNPTIFLFMGGFMIAIATQKIDLHKYISNKLLTIFPKTPRGMIFSLAFTSALLSSVLSNSTTALLLIPIAIFLTEDLKFKARLALSIAYGCSIGGIITPIGTPPNLILLGFMQQHSLEPIAFIQWIFLTAPLALVMLIIIPLLLSVGLSDVKLDNSVEHSEVLQKDQKRLLYILLGLVVVLLVNSKIEPYYSGLGLNETAILLSFGLLMFVPKIGFIEWEDAKKIPYEIIFLFGAGFTIATAFSKTGLASEIANYMLSLTNLPVIVLILMIATLITFTTEITSNTALISIALPIIYSLGQVANIDMTLILMVATICASYAFMLPIATPPNAIAMSSGAVKVKEMAKFGFVINILAILSVTIISLVYWQFFI; translated from the coding sequence TTGAAAAATATATTTATTTCTATTTTAGTTTCACTTGGATTCTTTTTTATTGCAAGTTTCTTTTTTGTAACGCAACATGCAATTTTAATAGCATTGATAGCTTTACTTGTAATATTATGGACAAATGAAGCTTTACCTATTGGTGTTGTATCTTTATTACCAATTATTTTATTTCCTGCTTTTGAATTAATTGATGTAAAAACAGCTACAGCCAACTATTCAAATCCAACAATATTTTTATTTATGGGTGGATTTATGATAGCAATTGCTACTCAAAAAATAGATTTACATAAATATATTTCAAATAAACTTTTGACAATTTTCCCTAAAACTCCAAGAGGAATGATATTCTCTTTAGCATTTACTTCTGCACTTTTGAGTTCAGTTTTATCAAACTCAACAACTGCACTTTTACTTATTCCAATTGCAATATTTTTAACAGAAGATTTAAAATTTAAAGCTAGACTTGCTTTATCAATCGCTTATGGATGTAGTATTGGTGGAATTATAACTCCAATTGGAACTCCACCAAATCTTATATTATTAGGGTTTATGCAACAACACTCACTTGAACCAATTGCCTTTATTCAATGGATATTTTTAACAGCTCCGCTAGCTTTAGTTATGCTGATAATTATTCCATTACTTTTATCTGTAGGTTTAAGTGATGTAAAACTTGATAATAGTGTTGAACATAGTGAAGTTTTACAAAAAGACCAAAAAAGATTATTATATATTTTGTTAGGTTTAGTAGTTGTATTATTGGTAAACTCAAAAATAGAACCTTATTATTCAGGTTTAGGATTAAATGAAACGGCAATATTACTAAGTTTTGGTTTATTGATGTTTGTACCAAAAATAGGTTTTATTGAGTGGGAAGATGCTAAAAAAATTCCTTATGAAATCATTTTTTTATTTGGTGCAGGATTTACAATAGCAACAGCATTTTCAAAAACAGGATTAGCTAGTGAAATTGCAAATTATATGTTATCTTTAACAAATCTTCCAGTTATTGTACTTATTTTAATGATTGCAACACTTATTACTTTTACAACAGAAATTACATCTAATACAGCTTTAATTTCAATTGCACTACCAATTATTTACTCTTTAGGACAAGTTGCAAATATAGATATGACTTTGATTTTAATGGTTGCAACAATTTGTGCAAGTTATGCATTTATGCTTCCAATAGCAACTCCTCCAAATGCAATTGCAATGAGTAGTGGTGCTGTTAAAGTAAAAGAAATGGCTAAATTTGGTTTTGTAATAAATATATTAGCAATTTTATCTGTAACAATTATTTCATTAGTTTACTGGCAGTTTTTTATCTAA
- the mog gene encoding molybdopterin adenylyltransferase — MNKEIAKIGIITASDRASAGIYEDLSGKAIIDTLNSYLKSSWEPVYRCIADDQKTIEDTMKDLVDNEKCCLVVTTGGTGPAARDVTPEATEAVCDRMMPGFGELMRAESLKFVPTAILSRQTAGLRGSSLIVNLPGKPKSIKECLDAVFPAIPYCIDLMEGPYLEVNEEVIKAFRPKK; from the coding sequence ATGAATAAAGAAATAGCAAAAATTGGAATAATAACAGCAAGTGATAGAGCAAGTGCAGGAATATATGAAGATTTATCTGGAAAAGCTATTATTGATACATTAAATAGTTATTTAAAATCTTCTTGGGAACCAGTTTATAGATGTATTGCTGATGATCAAAAAACAATTGAAGATACAATGAAAGATTTAGTAGATAATGAAAAATGTTGTTTAGTAGTAACAACTGGTGGAACAGGACCTGCAGCACGTGATGTAACACCAGAAGCAACTGAAGCTGTATGTGATAGAATGATGCCTGGTTTTGGAGAACTTATGCGTGCAGAGTCTTTAAAATTTGTACCAACAGCAATTTTATCAAGACAAACAGCAGGATTAAGAGGAAGTTCTTTAATAGTAAATCTTCCAGGAAAACCAAAATCTATAAAAGAGTGTTTAGATGCAGTTTTCCCTGCAATTCCTTATTGTATTGATTTAATGGAAGGTCCATATTTAGAAGTGAATGAAGAAGTTATTAAAGCTTTTAGACCCAAAAAATAG
- the bioV gene encoding pimelyl-ACP methyl ester esterase BioV: protein MKTSKNYFSGFCFYEESELFDEYIIRNDFTISGFSYGAIKAFEEALNIQNRVDKLQLFSPAFFQNFDEKFKRTQLMYFKKDANSYVQTFLDNVIYPSNKDISKYFKLGTIEELEELLTYVWDEEKLQKLVDRGTIVEVYLGADDKIIDSLKVKEFFQKFATIYYIKEKGHLL, encoded by the coding sequence TTGAAAACCTCTAAGAATTATTTTTCTGGTTTTTGTTTTTATGAAGAATCAGAACTTTTTGATGAATATATTATAAGAAATGATTTTACAATTTCTGGTTTTTCTTATGGAGCTATAAAGGCTTTTGAAGAAGCTTTAAACATACAAAATAGAGTTGATAAACTTCAACTCTTTTCTCCTGCATTTTTTCAAAATTTTGATGAAAAATTTAAAAGAACACAACTTATGTATTTTAAAAAAGATGCAAACTCTTATGTTCAAACATTTTTGGATAATGTAATCTATCCATCAAATAAAGATATTTCAAAATATTTTAAACTAGGAACAATTGAAGAACTAGAAGAACTTTTAACTTATGTTTGGGATGAAGAAAAACTTCAAAAATTAGTTGATAGAGGAACTATTGTTGAAGTTTATTTAGGAGCTGATGATAAGATAATTGATTCTTTAAAAGTAAAAGAGTTTTTTCAAAAATTTGCAACAATATATTATATAAAAGAGAAAGGACATTTATTATGA
- a CDS encoding AAA family ATPase, whose translation MLQDSNDKNIDKNLKLMAISAVVLLILFVYTLYKSSSIIQGSSYYIGIIFLFVLLFLALFLKFKQDKIKAFLNRNKKENSVFENELSKSKAKISTDDLNSNIQAVTSNVTFKDIAGIKEIKEELEEIVDFLNDPKKYLKYGVKLPKGVLLVGPPGVGKTLIARAVAGEADVPFFYQSGASFVHIYVGMGAKKVRELFAKAKQSAPAIIFIDEIDAVGKMRSGKSNDERESTLNELLTQMDGFDGDSGVIVIAATNKIEVLDDALLRAGRFDRRVHVGLPNIEDRKRILELYLSGKNHEINIEKLVNETAGFSSAALATLINEALLNMIKSNRKILDNDDIEVAKNKLEFGKKQLKILDDKQKEILAIYQASKAFISKTKVALFDESVQKLNPTFPSYNELCENIRRDLSGFIGVEVIKKEKFAINSEDLESAEKTANEIVKKYKMANSVDELLTNIKNDLRTELSSNIEEINRLKEIMLKNEVISLENL comes from the coding sequence ATGTTGCAAGATTCAAATGATAAAAATATAGATAAAAATCTAAAATTAATGGCGATATCAGCAGTTGTTTTGCTGATATTATTTGTTTATACTTTATATAAAAGTAGTTCAATAATTCAAGGAAGTTCTTATTATATAGGAATTATTTTTTTATTTGTACTTCTTTTTTTAGCACTATTTTTGAAATTTAAACAAGATAAAATAAAAGCTTTTTTAAATAGAAATAAAAAAGAAAATAGTGTTTTTGAAAATGAACTTTCAAAAAGTAAAGCTAAAATTTCTACGGATGATTTAAACTCAAATATTCAAGCTGTTACTTCAAATGTAACTTTTAAAGATATTGCTGGAATTAAAGAGATAAAAGAAGAACTTGAAGAGATAGTTGATTTTTTAAATGACCCAAAAAAATATCTTAAATATGGTGTTAAATTACCAAAAGGTGTTCTTTTAGTTGGACCTCCAGGAGTTGGAAAAACTTTGATTGCAAGGGCAGTTGCCGGAGAAGCTGATGTCCCATTTTTTTATCAAAGTGGTGCTAGTTTTGTGCATATTTATGTTGGAATGGGTGCAAAAAAAGTTCGTGAACTTTTTGCTAAAGCAAAACAAAGTGCTCCTGCAATCATATTTATAGATGAAATTGATGCTGTTGGAAAGATGAGAAGTGGAAAATCAAATGACGAAAGAGAATCAACATTAAATGAACTTTTAACTCAAATGGATGGATTTGATGGAGATAGTGGTGTTATAGTAATAGCTGCAACAAACAAAATAGAAGTTTTAGATGATGCGCTACTTAGAGCTGGAAGATTTGATAGACGAGTTCATGTTGGTTTACCAAACATTGAAGATAGAAAAAGAATTTTAGAACTATATTTAAGTGGTAAAAATCATGAAATAAATATAGAAAAATTGGTAAATGAAACAGCAGGATTTAGTTCAGCTGCACTAGCAACTCTAATAAATGAAGCGCTTTTAAATATGATTAAGTCAAATAGAAAAATTTTAGATAATGATGATATTGAAGTTGCAAAAAATAAACTTGAATTTGGTAAAAAACAGTTAAAAATACTTGATGATAAACAAAAAGAGATTTTAGCAATTTATCAAGCTAGTAAAGCATTTATTTCAAAAACAAAAGTTGCATTATTTGATGAGAGTGTTCAAAAATTAAATCCAACTTTCCCTTCATATAATGAATTATGTGAAAATATAAGAAGAGATTTATCTGGATTTATAGGTGTTGAAGTTATCAAAAAAGAGAAATTTGCTATTAATTCAGAAGATTTAGAATCTGCTGAAAAAACTGCAAATGAGATAGTAAAAAAATATAAAATGGCAAATTCAGTAGATGAACTTTTAACTAATATCAAAAATGATTTAAGAACAGAACTCTCTTCTAATATCGAAGAGATAAATAGATTAAAAGAGATAATGCTTAAAAATGAGGTAATTAGCCTTGAAAACCTCTAA
- the mtaB gene encoding tRNA (N(6)-L-threonylcarbamoyladenosine(37)-C(2))-methylthiotransferase MtaB: MNFSQNKPKVYFKTFGCRTNVFDTQVMMSNLKDFEVTQEEKDADVVVINSCTVTNSADSTARGYINSLKKLPKTPRVVFTGCGVWTKGETLFKEDKVDSLFGHSEKEKINELLLQEERFFQAGDLTHIDETIVEEFVGKSRAFIKIQEGCDFRCSYCIIPYVRGDARSYSEDKILEQVTTLAANGFGEFILTGTNVGSYGKKQHTSLAKLLKKMALIKGVRRIRMGSIEPIQIDDEFKELINEPFMAKHLHIALQHTSKEMLQIMNRRNKVLSDLELFEFLRDNGYALGTDFIVGHPGETEKIWKEAMENLHKFPLTHVHAFTYSKRDGTPSATMKPEIKGDIAKIRYNELTSIIEQKNYDFRRENNKTLEVLVESVKNGKYIGLDQFFNQIEIDSPVDLVGDWVFLDDYKVELEKNVARFK, encoded by the coding sequence ATGAATTTTTCACAAAATAAACCAAAAGTATATTTTAAAACTTTTGGTTGTAGAACAAATGTATTTGATACACAAGTTATGATGAGTAACTTAAAAGATTTTGAAGTAACACAAGAAGAAAAAGATGCTGATGTAGTTGTAATAAACTCTTGTACAGTTACAAATAGTGCTGATAGTACAGCACGTGGTTATATAAACTCTTTAAAAAAACTTCCAAAAACTCCAAGAGTTGTTTTTACAGGATGTGGAGTTTGGACAAAGGGTGAAACACTTTTTAAAGAGGATAAAGTTGACTCTTTATTTGGGCATTCTGAAAAAGAAAAAATCAATGAATTATTACTTCAAGAAGAGAGATTTTTTCAAGCAGGTGATTTAACTCATATTGATGAAACAATAGTTGAAGAGTTTGTTGGTAAAAGTAGGGCATTTATCAAAATCCAAGAAGGATGTGATTTTAGATGTTCATATTGTATTATTCCTTATGTAAGGGGAGATGCAAGAAGTTATAGTGAAGATAAAATTTTAGAGCAAGTTACAACTTTAGCAGCAAATGGTTTTGGTGAATTTATTTTAACGGGAACAAATGTTGGAAGTTATGGAAAAAAACAACATACAAGCCTTGCAAAACTTCTTAAAAAAATGGCTTTGATTAAAGGTGTTAGAAGAATTAGAATGGGAAGTATTGAACCTATTCAAATTGATGATGAGTTTAAAGAGTTGATAAATGAGCCATTTATGGCAAAACATCTTCATATTGCACTTCAACACACTTCAAAAGAGATGTTACAAATTATGAATAGAAGAAATAAAGTTTTATCTGATTTAGAACTCTTTGAGTTTTTAAGGGATAATGGTTATGCTTTAGGAACTGACTTTATCGTTGGACATCCAGGTGAAACTGAAAAAATCTGGAAAGAGGCTATGGAAAATTTACATAAATTTCCTTTAACTCATGTTCATGCTTTTACTTATTCAAAAAGAGATGGAACACCAAGTGCAACAATGAAGCCTGAAATAAAAGGTGATATTGCAAAAATCAGATATAATGAACTAACTAGCATAATTGAGCAAAAAAATTATGATTTTAGAAGAGAAAACAATAAAACTTTAGAGGTTTTAGTTGAGTCAGTAAAAAATGGTAAATATATTGGTTTAGACCAATTTTTTAATCAAATTGAAATTGATTCACCAGTTGATTTAGTTGGAGATTGGGTCTTCTTAGATGATTATAAAGTGGAGCTTGAAAAAAATGTTGCAAGATTCAAATGA
- a CDS encoding mechanosensitive ion channel domain-containing protein, whose translation MIKKLGILLLCLCFVAFAEEADNVIDKKDKAEVKKIEQNIIKEKAIEAQKLEEEKRIQEIQEQKQKELNMQNMAQINILLDKIARIEAELKDNILLKRYSNYLSYSKISTELESLKDSLKKKSNTTDEQVYQLHNKIRVKENELELIAEYKGSPIGALINPPEIEKYENITNPFGIINALSQIKKLENNKKQFKNLDSEIDLLTTKLEEELVIYLELFNLDSKPEYKDKITFLDKQKKDFSMVLDIVSTTEEVYTRKIEQVILEIENQVSQQVQKLFIIFTIIIILSIIAFLVKLALKKYFSQNENYYMINKIINFTLVFLIVMVVLFSYIDNVSYLVTILGFASAGIAIALKDWFMSIFGWMVIVTSGSIQVGDRIKVTKGGVETVGDVLDISLFKITIREDITLTSYMVNRRSGRIFFIPNNYIFSELISNYTHSGLRTVWDGIDITITFDSNHKKAQKIARDILKHYSKGYTDITRKQLSKMRNKYQLRATGVEPRVFTFVEPQGIVISSWYLTNSYAALVLRSTISPEILDAFMKEDDIHIAYPTQQININRTDNAYGPAMKNKKIPKDLEDEIIRR comes from the coding sequence TTGATTAAAAAATTAGGAATTTTATTATTGTGTTTATGCTTTGTTGCATTTGCTGAAGAAGCAGATAATGTAATAGATAAAAAAGATAAAGCTGAAGTTAAAAAAATTGAACAAAATATTATTAAAGAAAAAGCAATAGAAGCTCAAAAACTTGAAGAAGAAAAAAGAATTCAAGAGATTCAAGAACAAAAACAAAAAGAGCTAAATATGCAAAATATGGCTCAAATAAATATTTTGCTTGATAAAATTGCAAGAATTGAGGCTGAATTAAAAGACAATATTTTATTAAAAAGATATTCTAACTATTTATCATATAGCAAGATTTCTACTGAACTTGAGAGTCTAAAAGATAGTTTAAAAAAGAAATCAAATACTACTGATGAACAAGTTTATCAGTTACACAATAAAATTCGTGTAAAAGAGAATGAATTAGAGTTAATTGCTGAATATAAAGGTTCTCCAATTGGAGCTTTAATAAATCCACCTGAAATTGAAAAATATGAAAATATTACAAATCCATTTGGAATAATTAATGCTTTATCTCAAATCAAAAAACTTGAAAACAATAAAAAACAGTTTAAAAATTTAGATTCTGAAATTGATTTATTAACAACAAAACTTGAAGAAGAGCTTGTAATTTATTTAGAGTTATTTAATCTTGATTCAAAACCTGAATATAAAGATAAAATTACTTTTTTAGATAAGCAGAAAAAAGATTTTTCAATGGTCTTAGATATTGTTTCAACTACTGAAGAGGTTTATACAAGAAAAATTGAACAAGTAATTTTAGAAATAGAAAACCAAGTTTCACAACAAGTTCAAAAATTATTTATTATATTTACTATTATAATTATTTTATCAATTATTGCATTTTTGGTAAAACTTGCCCTTAAAAAATATTTTTCACAAAATGAAAACTATTATATGATAAATAAAATAATCAATTTTACTTTAGTATTTTTGATTGTAATGGTAGTTTTATTTTCTTATATAGATAATGTTTCTTATCTTGTAACAATCCTTGGATTTGCATCTGCTGGTATTGCTATTGCTCTAAAAGATTGGTTTATGTCGATTTTTGGATGGATGGTTATTGTTACATCAGGTTCTATTCAAGTAGGAGATAGAATAAAAGTAACTAAAGGTGGAGTTGAAACGGTTGGAGATGTTTTAGATATCTCATTATTTAAAATAACAATAAGAGAAGATATTACTTTGACTTCTTATATGGTAAATAGAAGAAGTGGAAGAATTTTCTTTATCCCAAATAACTATATTTTTTCAGAGCTTATTTCAAACTATACACACTCAGGTTTAAGAACAGTTTGGGATGGAATTGATATTACAATTACTTTTGATTCAAATCATAAAAAAGCTCAAAAAATTGCAAGGGATATTTTAAAACACTATTCAAAAGGTTATACAGATATCACAAGAAAACAACTCTCTAAAATGCGAAATAAATATCAATTACGTGCAACTGGAGTTGAACCTAGAGTATTTACTTTTGTTGAACCTCAAGGAATTGTTATCTCTTCTTGGTATTTGACAAATTCTTATGCTGCTTTAGTTTTAAGAAGTACGATAAGTCCAGAGATACTTGATGCATTTATGAAAGAAGATGATATTCATATTGCATACCCAACACAACAAATCAATATTAATAGAACTGATAATGCTTATGGTCCAGCAATGAAAAACAAAAAAATTCCAAAAGATTTGGAAGATGAAATAATAAGAAGATAA
- the aroB gene encoding 3-dehydroquinate synthase, with protein MTVNITLPHDTSYDIFIEELKELYFDRKVVIVTNPTVSGFHLEYLKSKLNARELSVCTIPDGEEYKTMETIEAILAHCFTHRLDRKSLLVAFGGGVIGDMTGFASSIYQRGIDFVQIPTTLLSQVDASVGGKTGINNKFGKNLVGTFHQPIAVYIDPSMLKTLPKREFGAGVAEIVKMAVTFNKDFFEWLETNDLRDDKNIQIAIKKSVETKADVVSKDEKELGIRAALNYGHTFGHVIENETNYKTYLHGEAVGIGMCMANALAVKLGFMSKDEEIRVKNLLERYDIPTTYKIKDVEEFYEHFFLDKKSLDNKIKFILPVGIGGCKITNEVTKNDVIEILKGF; from the coding sequence ATGACTGTTAATATAACTTTACCCCACGATACTTCATACGATATTTTTATAGAAGAGTTAAAAGAGCTCTATTTTGATAGAAAAGTTGTGATTGTTACAAATCCAACAGTTAGTGGATTTCATTTAGAGTATTTAAAATCAAAATTAAATGCTCGTGAATTAAGTGTTTGTACAATTCCTGATGGTGAAGAGTATAAAACAATGGAAACAATTGAAGCAATTTTGGCTCACTGTTTTACACATAGATTAGATAGAAAATCTTTACTTGTTGCCTTTGGTGGTGGAGTAATTGGAGATATGACTGGATTTGCTTCTTCAATTTATCAAAGAGGAATAGATTTTGTACAAATTCCAACAACTTTACTTTCTCAAGTAGATGCAAGTGTTGGTGGAAAAACTGGAATAAACAACAAATTTGGAAAAAATTTAGTTGGAACTTTTCATCAACCAATTGCTGTTTATATAGACCCAAGTATGCTAAAAACTTTACCAAAAAGAGAGTTTGGAGCCGGAGTTGCAGAAATAGTAAAAATGGCAGTAACTTTCAATAAAGATTTTTTTGAATGGCTTGAAACTAATGATTTAAGAGATGATAAAAATATCCAAATAGCTATAAAAAAATCAGTTGAAACAAAAGCTGATGTTGTTTCAAAAGATGAAAAAGAGTTAGGAATTAGGGCTGCACTTAATTATGGTCACACTTTCGGTCATGTTATTGAAAATGAGACAAATTATAAAACTTATTTACATGGTGAAGCTGTAGGAATTGGAATGTGTATGGCAAATGCTTTAGCTGTAAAATTAGGTTTTATGAGCAAAGATGAAGAGATAAGAGTTAAAAATTTACTTGAAAGATATGATATTCCAACAACTTATAAAATCAAAGATGTAGAAGAATTTTATGAACATTTTTTCTTAGATAAAAAGTCGTTGGACAATAAAATCAAGTTTATTTTACCTGTTGGTATTGGTGGTTGTAAAATCACTAATGAAGTTACGAAAAATGATGTAATTGAAATATTAAAAGGTTTTTAA